A window from Verrucomicrobiales bacterium encodes these proteins:
- a CDS encoding chromate transporter gives AIVVGAVFRIGSRALKNEVMWGLATVAFILIFAFHVPFPVIILGAGILGFAGGKLYPAKFAVITGHGSKKGRTSVIGDEDAVPDHASPSWGRAFKVCGICLTLWWMPVLLTSLWLGFDHLLVKQGLFFSKAAMVTFGGAYAVLPYVSQQAVENYGWVTAGQMLDGLGLAETTPGPLIMVLQFVGFLGGWKFPEPFSPLWMATFAAFITTWTTFLPCFLWIFLGAPHIEQLRGNKWLSAALSTITAAVVGVILNLAVWLGLHVLFPAGSPVNWFGVVVCCIVFIGVIRWKWGVIPVVLGAGGLGLVWKLNFA, from the coding sequence GCGATAGTCGTGGGAGCCGTTTTCCGCATCGGAAGTCGTGCGTTGAAGAACGAGGTCATGTGGGGATTGGCCACCGTTGCGTTCATCCTGATTTTCGCCTTCCACGTTCCTTTCCCGGTCATCATTCTGGGTGCAGGGATTCTCGGTTTTGCAGGTGGAAAACTCTACCCAGCTAAGTTCGCGGTCATCACCGGACACGGTTCCAAGAAAGGAAGAACCAGCGTCATAGGCGACGAAGACGCGGTTCCCGACCACGCGAGCCCCTCATGGGGCCGTGCGTTCAAGGTGTGCGGGATCTGTCTCACGCTCTGGTGGATGCCCGTTCTGTTGACGAGCCTTTGGTTGGGCTTCGACCATCTCCTGGTCAAACAGGGGCTCTTCTTCAGCAAAGCGGCTATGGTCACATTCGGCGGTGCCTACGCGGTTCTTCCTTATGTTTCGCAGCAGGCTGTCGAGAACTACGGCTGGGTTACCGCCGGTCAGATGCTCGATGGCCTTGGACTTGCGGAGACAACGCCGGGGCCGTTGATCATGGTTTTGCAGTTCGTCGGGTTTCTCGGAGGATGGAAGTTTCCAGAACCCTTCTCGCCATTATGGATGGCCACGTTTGCGGCGTTCATAACGACTTGGACGACTTTTCTCCCCTGCTTTCTGTGGATCTTCCTCGGTGCACCGCACATTGAACAATTGCGAGGGAACAAGTGGCTCAGCGCCGCACTTTCGACCATCACCGCCGCCGTGGTCGGTGTGATTCTTAACCTCGCCGTCTGGCTCGGGCTCCATGTGCTGTTCCCGGCTGGAAGCCCGGTGAACTGGTTCGGTGTCGTTGTCTGCTGTATTGTATTCATTGGAGTGATCCGCTGGAAATGGGGCGTTATCCCAGTGGTGCTGGGAGCGGGTGGACTTGGTCTGGTGTGGAAACTGAATTTTGCCTAA